A window of Macrotis lagotis isolate mMagLag1 chromosome X, bilby.v1.9.chrom.fasta, whole genome shotgun sequence contains these coding sequences:
- the LOC141499518 gene encoding olfactory receptor 10T2-like produces MKLGNETWIVKEFVLVGFSNLPDLKPTLFALFLFMYLITLSGNITIITIIYLDHTLHTPMYCFLGVLSLSETCYTLVTIPNMLVHLLMENQVISIPSCQAQMFFFLSLGCSHCFLLTLMGYDRYVAICHPLRYAVIMSPSVCLRLGALVFCSGFLVAVIETCLIFSSSFCHSNRVEHFFCDIAPVLKLSCTSSAAKALTIFFFSVIVVLVSFLLILLSYAFIVAAILRIPSANGRSKAFSTCASHLTVVIVHFGCASIIYLRPKSGSNPNQDRMVAVFYTVVTPLLNPVVYTLRNKEVRVALKRTLGCSLKT; encoded by the coding sequence ATGAAGCTGGGAAATGAGACATGGATAGTGAAGGAATTTGTGCTTGTGGGATTCTCCAACCTTCCAGACCTGAAGCCCACTCTCTTTGCTCTCTTCCTGTTCATGTACCTCATCACACTCAGTGGCAATATCACTATCATTACCATCATCTACCTGGATCACACTCTTCATACTCCCATGTACTGTTTCTTAGGGGTCTTGTCCCTCTCAGAGACTTGCTACACGCTAGTCACTATTCCAAATATGCTGGTACACCTACTGATGGAGAACCAGGTCATTTCTATTCCCAGTTGTCAGGCTCAGATGTTCTTTTTTCTCAGCCTGGGCTGCAGTCATTGTTTCCTTCTCACCCTGATGGGCTATGACAGATATGTGGCCATATGTCACCCACTCCGTTATGCAGTGATCATGAGCCCGTCTGTTTGCCTACGTCTGGGTGCCCTGGTCTTCTGCTCAGGATTTTTGGTGGCTGTCATTGAGACCTGTCtcatattctcttcctccttctgtcACAGCAACAGAGTAGAGCACTTTTTCTGTGACATTGCACCTGTTCTCAAGCTTAGTTGTACGTCAAGTGCAGCCAAGGCCCTGACTATCTTCTTCTTCAGTGTGATTGTGGTACTGGTCTCCTTCCTTCTCATTCTGCTCTCATATGCCTTCATTGTGGCTGCCATCTTGAGGATCCCCTCTGCTAATGGGCGGAGCAAAGCCTTCTCTACTTGTGCATCCCACCTCACCGTGGTAATTGTGCACTTTGGCTGTGCCTCTATTATCTATCTGAGACCAAAGTCAGGAAGCAATCCAAATCAGGACCGGATGGTGGCTGTTTTCTACACAGTGGTCACCCCATTGCTGAACCCTGTGGTGTATACCTTACGCAACAAGGAGGTGCGGGTGGCACTAAAGAGGACCTTGGGATGCAGCCTGAAGACCTAG